In the genome of Streptomyces racemochromogenes, one region contains:
- a CDS encoding LLM class flavin-dependent oxidoreductase: MTTHSVLIPFLPTRPEQILPYAGLVHWTRAHRLWQGQSLMVEPHHGFVHAAGAGFRVPTGLGVTLMPLRHPYEAALQARSLALATGQPVTAGFGPGAPSLQQALRGAPYRSPLTAAREYLTAVRGLLAGEHVTIDGDYVTCDAQLAPFPSAPVEIGLGVLRPAMARLAGEVADVAITWLTPAAYLRDTVLPALREGAAKAGRPVPRLTAMVPLALARKDRTAGEIALASNSAHLGLPHYVDMLRKSGIGITGTDRELDARALVEGRGFLSGDTTELLAQLKEYEEAGVDEVVLNVTGVANCYGPQAASEELRTILSALA, translated from the coding sequence ATGACCACCCACTCGGTACTCATACCGTTCCTGCCGACCCGGCCCGAACAGATCCTCCCCTACGCCGGCCTCGTCCACTGGACCCGGGCGCACCGGCTCTGGCAGGGACAGTCCCTGATGGTCGAACCCCACCACGGGTTCGTCCACGCCGCGGGAGCCGGCTTCCGGGTCCCCACCGGCCTGGGCGTCACGCTCATGCCGCTGCGCCACCCCTACGAGGCCGCCCTCCAGGCCCGCTCGCTGGCCCTGGCCACCGGGCAGCCGGTCACCGCCGGCTTCGGCCCCGGGGCGCCCTCCCTCCAGCAGGCCCTGCGCGGGGCCCCGTACCGCAGTCCCCTGACCGCGGCCCGCGAGTACCTGACGGCCGTGCGCGGCCTGCTGGCCGGGGAACACGTCACGATCGACGGCGACTACGTCACCTGTGACGCGCAGCTCGCGCCCTTCCCCTCCGCTCCGGTGGAGATCGGCCTGGGCGTGCTGCGGCCCGCCATGGCCCGGCTCGCCGGAGAGGTCGCCGACGTGGCGATCACCTGGCTGACCCCGGCCGCCTACCTGCGGGACACCGTCCTGCCGGCGCTGCGCGAGGGCGCGGCCAAGGCCGGCCGGCCGGTGCCCAGGCTGACGGCGATGGTGCCGCTGGCGCTCGCCAGGAAGGACCGCACGGCCGGCGAGATCGCGCTGGCCAGCAACTCCGCGCACCTGGGACTGCCGCACTACGTCGACATGCTGCGCAAGTCCGGGATCGGCATCACCGGCACGGACCGGGAGCTGGACGCGCGCGCCCTCGTCGAAGGGCGCGGATTCCTCAGCGGCGACACCACGGAACTCCTCGCCCAGCTGAAGGAGTACGAGGAGGCGGGCGTCGACGAAGTCGTCCTGAACGTCACCGGCGTGGCCAATTGCTACGGCCCGCAGGCGGCCTCCGAAGAACTCAGGACGATTCTGTCCGCCCTGGCCTGA
- a CDS encoding LuxR C-terminal-related transcriptional regulator: MRAGSLIHLGMSAEDEDLYRCLLRLTEGTPPVLAEHLGAPLDEVEEWLARLEAMELTSLADNGSIRPAPPAIAVQRLIDLRLRELQEELRRVAAEQRVVESLLAERDAVRPAVREASQRPPIERVEGTPNVRAVIDELTFFTREEGLTTQPHGALSAASIEASRPLDARILRRGIKMRTIMRPAAVEDAPTLAYLQEISAMGADIRISDKPLERMLVFDRAAALTPIDPQNPRLGALVIRETGLVANLVSLFERMWSDSVPLAEAVAARQGPEGGLSEIERKVLATMYQAEKDETGAREVGVSVRTYRKYVADLMQRLGATNRFQAALLARDHGWI, encoded by the coding sequence ATGCGCGCCGGAAGCCTCATCCACTTGGGGATGTCAGCCGAGGACGAAGACCTGTACAGATGCCTGCTCCGCCTCACGGAGGGCACGCCCCCCGTACTGGCGGAGCACCTCGGGGCGCCGCTGGACGAGGTGGAGGAGTGGCTGGCCCGGCTGGAGGCGATGGAGCTGACCTCCCTGGCCGACAACGGCAGCATCCGGCCGGCCCCGCCCGCGATTGCCGTGCAGCGGCTGATCGACCTGCGGCTGCGGGAACTCCAGGAGGAGCTGCGGCGGGTGGCCGCCGAGCAGCGGGTGGTGGAGTCGCTGCTGGCGGAACGGGACGCGGTACGCCCGGCCGTGCGCGAGGCGTCGCAGCGGCCGCCCATCGAGCGGGTGGAGGGCACGCCCAACGTCCGGGCGGTGATCGACGAGCTGACCTTCTTCACCCGGGAGGAGGGGCTGACCACGCAGCCGCACGGGGCGCTGAGCGCGGCCAGCATCGAGGCGTCCCGGCCGCTGGACGCCCGGATCCTGCGGCGGGGCATCAAGATGCGGACGATCATGCGCCCGGCGGCGGTGGAGGACGCGCCGACGCTGGCCTACCTCCAGGAGATCTCGGCGATGGGGGCGGACATCCGGATCTCGGACAAGCCGCTGGAGCGGATGCTGGTCTTCGACCGGGCGGCTGCCCTGACGCCGATCGACCCGCAGAACCCGCGGCTGGGGGCCCTGGTGATCCGCGAGACGGGCCTCGTCGCCAACCTGGTGTCGCTGTTCGAGCGGATGTGGTCGGACTCGGTGCCGCTGGCGGAGGCCGTCGCGGCCCGGCAGGGCCCCGAGGGCGGGCTGAGCGAGATCGAGCGCAAGGTGCTGGCCACCATGTACCAGGCGGAGAAGGACGAGACGGGGGCCCGCGAGGTCGGCGTGTCGGTCCGGACGTACCGCAAGTACGTGGCGGACCTGATGCAGCGCCTCGGAGCGACGAACCGCTTCCAGGCGGCCCTCCTGGCCCGCGACCACGGCTGGATCTGA
- a CDS encoding pyridoxal 5'-phosphate synthase: MTNDGSSGEFHEVLHSLRVWDVPLPGFDPADAPGTPVELFREWFVHAARAGQAEPHTMGLATVDAGGRPDVRVLMLHDADERGWHFASHSTSAKGRQLAGRADAALVFYWPAVARQVRVRGRVVACGAAESRADLAVRSRGALAAALTGRQSEVLGSAEELARASAAAWERAGSEPDAPAPTWTRYVLEPAEAEFFQGDAARRHVRLRYRRADGGDGWVRELLWP; encoded by the coding sequence ATGACGAACGACGGCAGCAGCGGCGAGTTCCACGAGGTCCTGCACTCCCTGCGGGTGTGGGACGTCCCGCTTCCCGGCTTCGACCCGGCGGACGCCCCCGGCACGCCGGTGGAGCTGTTCCGGGAGTGGTTCGTGCACGCCGCGCGGGCGGGGCAGGCGGAGCCGCACACGATGGGGCTGGCGACGGTGGACGCCGGGGGGCGGCCCGACGTGCGCGTGCTGATGCTGCACGACGCCGACGAGCGGGGCTGGCACTTCGCCTCGCACTCCACGAGCGCCAAGGGCCGCCAGCTGGCCGGCCGGGCCGACGCGGCACTGGTCTTCTACTGGCCGGCGGTGGCCCGGCAGGTGCGGGTCCGGGGCCGGGTCGTGGCGTGCGGGGCCGCGGAGAGCCGGGCGGACCTGGCGGTGCGCTCGCGCGGGGCGCTGGCGGCCGCGCTGACCGGCCGGCAGAGCGAGGTGCTGGGCTCCGCCGAGGAGCTGGCGCGGGCCTCGGCGGCGGCGTGGGAGCGGGCGGGGTCCGAGCCGGACGCGCCGGCGCCGACCTGGACCCGGTACGTACTGGAGCCCGCCGAGGCGGAGTTCTTCCAGGGCGACGCCGCGCGCCGACACGTCCGCCTGCGCTACCGCCGGGCCGACGGGGGTGACGGCTGGGTCCGGGAGCTGCTCTGGCCCTGA
- a CDS encoding helix-turn-helix domain-containing protein: protein MGTLVASDVVGAREDRFDWFCETVSSHVMPVLLSSRHTADFRADITEVDLGAVRLSAMTCSPVRSRRTMTHVRQGDPEHLQLALLTRGALRISQRGNESVVSGGLVLTDTSRPSEAACADETLTSVVLQIPRQALPLGADRLDGLLARNLPADSGSGAVVADFMRSLLARAPHCRPEELRGLGAVTLDLATAFLAGQLGEPGATPAEARARETLQRIHRFIEHNLGDPDLTPRLIADRHNMSLRGLHALFAGQPLTLAAHIRRSRLERARTDLARAELGGHPVQAIAARWGFTSATGFSRAFREAYGLTPTEHRALSLGAAPHAEHRNPARHAHQLVPPAPRFTCG, encoded by the coding sequence ATGGGAACGCTGGTCGCGTCGGACGTCGTCGGGGCGCGCGAGGACAGGTTCGACTGGTTCTGCGAGACCGTGTCGAGCCACGTGATGCCCGTCCTGCTCAGCAGCCGGCACACGGCCGACTTCCGGGCGGACATCACGGAGGTGGACCTCGGCGCGGTGCGCCTGTCCGCCATGACCTGCTCACCGGTGCGTTCGCGCCGCACCATGACCCACGTCCGGCAGGGCGATCCCGAGCACCTCCAGCTGGCGCTCCTGACCCGGGGCGCCCTCCGCATCTCCCAGCGGGGCAACGAGTCGGTGGTCTCGGGCGGACTCGTGCTCACCGACACCTCACGGCCGAGCGAGGCGGCCTGCGCGGACGAGACGCTCACGTCGGTGGTGCTGCAGATCCCCCGGCAGGCCCTGCCGCTCGGCGCGGACCGCCTCGACGGCCTCCTCGCACGGAACCTGCCCGCGGACAGCGGTTCCGGAGCGGTCGTCGCCGACTTCATGAGGTCGCTGCTCGCGCGCGCCCCGCACTGCCGTCCGGAGGAGCTGCGCGGGCTGGGGGCCGTCACCCTCGACCTGGCCACCGCGTTCCTCGCGGGGCAGCTCGGGGAACCCGGCGCGACGCCCGCCGAGGCCCGTGCGCGGGAGACGCTCCAGCGGATCCACCGCTTCATCGAGCACAACCTCGGCGACCCGGACCTGACCCCGCGCCTGATCGCGGACCGGCACAACATGTCGCTGCGGGGACTGCACGCCCTCTTCGCCGGCCAGCCCCTGACCCTCGCGGCGCACATCCGCCGGTCCCGGCTGGAACGCGCCCGCACCGACCTCGCCCGCGCGGAGCTCGGCGGCCATCCCGTCCAGGCGATAGCGGCTCGCTGGGGTTTCACCAGCGCCACGGGATTCAGCCGGGCGTTCCGCGAGGCGTACGGACTCACGCCGACCGAGCACCGTGCGCTCTCGCTGGGCGCCGCACCGCACGCAGAGCACAGGAACCCGGCACGCCACGCACACCAACTCGTGCCGCCCGCGCCTAGATTCACCTGCGGATGA
- a CDS encoding Zn-ribbon domain-containing OB-fold protein: protein MSAARYDLPETDEFTRPYWDAAAGGRLLLRRCADCGRAHHYPREFCPSCWAGEDRVTWEEASGRATLYTWSVVHRNDLPPFGTRVPYAAAVVDLAEGPRMMTEVVGCPYGDLRIGMPLCAAFRETAQGVWVPVFRPDAD, encoded by the coding sequence GTGAGCGCCGCACGGTACGACCTCCCCGAGACGGACGAGTTCACCCGCCCCTACTGGGACGCGGCGGCCGGGGGCCGGCTGCTGCTGCGCCGCTGCGCCGACTGCGGGCGCGCCCACCACTACCCGCGCGAGTTCTGCCCCTCCTGCTGGGCCGGGGAGGACCGCGTCACCTGGGAGGAGGCGAGCGGCCGCGCCACCCTCTACACCTGGTCCGTCGTCCACCGCAACGACCTCCCGCCCTTCGGCACCCGCGTCCCCTACGCGGCGGCCGTCGTCGACCTCGCGGAGGGGCCCCGGATGATGACCGAGGTCGTCGGCTGCCCGTACGGGGACCTCCGCATCGGCATGCCCCTGTGCGCCGCCTTCCGCGAGACGGCGCAGGGGGTGTGGGTGCCGGTGTTCCGGCCGGACGCGGACTGA
- a CDS encoding DoxX family membrane protein, which produces MQTIWLTGAEWLAVLRIGLGLWWLESWRHKDKKGWFERGTGIAWAADVAGKHRWGFVKGGFEKVVKPRPRLMAYVVVYAELALGLGLVLGFLTPVALAAGLLLNLLYLVLMIHDWAEQGQNSMMALISAVALFAMSWQTWSLDAAIGLFP; this is translated from the coding sequence GTGCAGACCATCTGGCTCACCGGCGCCGAGTGGCTCGCCGTGCTGCGGATAGGCCTCGGCCTGTGGTGGCTGGAGAGCTGGCGGCACAAGGACAAGAAGGGCTGGTTCGAACGCGGCACCGGCATCGCCTGGGCCGCCGACGTCGCGGGCAAGCACCGCTGGGGCTTCGTCAAGGGCGGCTTCGAGAAGGTCGTCAAGCCCCGCCCGCGGCTGATGGCGTACGTCGTCGTCTACGCCGAACTCGCCCTGGGCCTCGGCCTCGTACTCGGCTTCCTGACCCCCGTCGCCCTCGCCGCCGGCCTGCTGCTCAACCTGCTCTACCTGGTCCTGATGATCCACGACTGGGCCGAGCAGGGCCAGAACTCGATGATGGCCCTCATCTCGGCGGTCGCCCTGTTCGCGATGTCCTGGCAGACCTGGTCCCTCGACGCGGCGATCGGACTGTTCCCGTGA
- a CDS encoding maleate cis-trans isomerase, whose protein sequence is MWQPDGWDVRVRLGVLTPHGDVGPESELRAMAPAGVGLHAARVPFAAMGPGGEMGLTVPLAPVRAFAEPPHVDDAAELLAAAPVAAIAYAFTSSAYVIGARGEAYMLERLTERAGGLPVVATCAAAVGALRALGVARLALVDPPWFDATLSDLGRGYYEEAGFEVPYAAPCGLPSGQALIRPEALYGWVLEQVPDAAQAVVVGGNGFRAVGVIEALEAELERPVLTANQVLLWAALRAAGEPVDGITGYGRLFSTP, encoded by the coding sequence ATGTGGCAGCCCGACGGGTGGGACGTGCGCGTCCGCCTCGGAGTCCTCACCCCCCACGGCGACGTCGGCCCCGAGTCGGAGCTGCGCGCCATGGCCCCGGCGGGCGTGGGCCTGCATGCCGCCCGGGTGCCGTTCGCCGCGATGGGGCCGGGCGGCGAGATGGGCCTGACCGTGCCGCTCGCCCCCGTCCGGGCCTTCGCGGAGCCGCCGCACGTGGACGATGCGGCCGAGCTGCTGGCCGCCGCGCCGGTGGCGGCCATCGCGTACGCCTTCACCAGCTCCGCGTACGTGATCGGCGCGCGCGGGGAGGCGTACATGCTGGAGCGGCTGACCGAGCGGGCCGGCGGCCTGCCCGTGGTCGCCACCTGCGCCGCCGCCGTCGGGGCGCTGCGCGCGCTCGGGGTCGCGCGGCTCGCGCTGGTCGATCCGCCGTGGTTCGACGCCACCCTGAGCGATCTGGGGCGGGGCTACTACGAGGAGGCCGGGTTCGAGGTCCCGTACGCGGCTCCGTGCGGGCTGCCCAGCGGGCAGGCGCTGATCCGGCCGGAGGCCCTGTACGGCTGGGTGCTGGAGCAGGTCCCCGACGCGGCGCAGGCGGTGGTCGTCGGCGGCAACGGCTTCCGGGCGGTCGGGGTGATCGAGGCCCTGGAGGCGGAGCTGGAGCGGCCGGTGCTGACCGCGAACCAGGTGCTGCTGTGGGCCGCCCTGCGCGCGGCGGGCGAGCCGGTGGACGGGATCACGGGCTACGGCCGCCTGTTCTCGACCCCCTGA
- a CDS encoding NAD(P)/FAD-dependent oxidoreductase, which produces MPEPDLTSTEPRPVYVIGAGPGGLAVAAALRARGVRAVVVERSGAVGASWRGHYDRLRLHTTRRLSGLPGLAIPRRFGRWVARADVVRYLEKYAEFHELELVTGVEVTRIERAADGEGWTLHASGGRLLAARAVVVATGYNHTPALPDWPGRDGYTGQLLHARDYRDPAPYAGQDVLVVGVGNTGAEIAADLAEGGAARVRLAVRTVPHLVRRSTLGWPAQRTGILVRRLPVRLVDRLGALAAKAVPDLTAYGLPRPASGLYSRVLEGAVPVQDVGLIKAVRGGRVEPVAAVTGFDGDEVVLADGTRITPDAVVAATGYRRGLEGLVGHLDVLDERGRPIAHGPRAPRNAPGLHFTGYTNPISGMLRELSIDAVRIAKALSRG; this is translated from the coding sequence ATGCCCGAGCCCGACCTGACCTCCACCGAGCCCCGCCCCGTGTACGTGATCGGCGCCGGCCCCGGCGGGCTCGCCGTCGCCGCCGCGCTGCGCGCCCGCGGGGTGCGCGCGGTGGTCGTCGAGCGGAGCGGCGCGGTCGGCGCGTCGTGGCGCGGCCACTACGACCGGCTGCGGCTGCACACCACCCGGCGGCTGTCGGGCCTGCCCGGGCTGGCGATCCCGCGCCGCTTCGGGCGCTGGGTCGCGCGGGCGGACGTGGTCCGGTACCTGGAGAAGTACGCCGAGTTCCACGAGCTGGAGCTGGTGACCGGGGTCGAGGTGACCCGGATCGAGCGCGCCGCCGACGGGGAGGGCTGGACCCTGCACGCCTCGGGCGGGCGGCTGCTCGCGGCCCGCGCGGTGGTGGTGGCGACCGGCTACAACCACACCCCGGCACTGCCCGACTGGCCGGGCCGCGACGGGTACACCGGGCAGCTGCTGCACGCCCGCGACTACCGCGACCCGGCCCCGTACGCCGGGCAGGACGTGCTCGTCGTCGGCGTCGGCAACACCGGCGCGGAGATAGCCGCCGACCTCGCCGAGGGCGGTGCCGCGCGGGTGCGGCTCGCCGTGCGCACCGTCCCGCACCTCGTGCGCCGCTCCACCCTGGGCTGGCCGGCGCAGCGGACGGGGATCCTGGTGCGCAGGCTGCCGGTGCGGCTCGTGGACCGGCTGGGGGCGCTCGCCGCCAAGGCCGTCCCCGACCTGACGGCTTACGGTCTGCCGCGCCCGGCCTCGGGCCTGTACAGCAGGGTCCTGGAGGGGGCGGTGCCGGTGCAGGACGTCGGCCTGATCAAGGCCGTGCGCGGGGGCCGGGTGGAGCCGGTGGCCGCCGTGACCGGCTTCGACGGCGACGAGGTGGTACTGGCCGACGGTACGCGGATCACCCCGGACGCGGTGGTGGCGGCGACGGGGTACCGGCGCGGGCTGGAGGGGCTGGTGGGCCACCTGGACGTGCTGGACGAGCGCGGCCGGCCCATCGCGCACGGCCCCCGCGCACCGCGCAACGCGCCGGGGCTGCACTTCACCGGGTACACGAACCCGATCAGCGGGATGCTCCGCGAGCTGTCCATCGACGCGGTGCGCATAGCGAAGGCACTCTCGCGCGGCTAG
- a CDS encoding acetate--CoA ligase family protein → MLGSTHGTLTTDFRARVEACGETPRTAVHSTATPEEPDALDVSGRPLHADVPDLDRFFRPESVAVVGASDAEGRPNTGITRQLIAWAERVGARVHPVHPTRTAVFGLPCRATVAELPEQVDLAVLLVADPIPVIEELADTKVKFAVAFASGFAETGDAGAAAQARLAAAVRRSGLRLLGPNTNLNAFQEFREDLDGPAIALITQSGHQGRPVYTLQELGIRLSHWAPTGNEADLETSDFISYFAERPEVGAIACYVEGLKDGRAFLLAADRAARNKVPVVAVKVGRTETGARMAASHTGKLTGADTVVDAAMRQFGVIRVDGLDELQDTAALLARARPPRADGVVVYSISGGTGAHFSDLATEAGLTLPTLSDAKQAELHQWIPSYLNVANPVDNGGHPVGDWRGRKIIDAILADPSVGVLICPITGPFPPMSDRLAQDLVDAAEATDKLVCVIWGSPVGTEEAYRTTLLGSSRVATFRTFGNCITAVRAYLEHHRFTASYRSPFADAPRTPSPSHRKAQALMRPGQQLSEHAAKQLLRAYGIRVPREQLVTSAAAAVRAAGLVGYPVVMKASGPQLAHKTELGLVKVGLTSASQIRDAYRELTDTARYENVPLDGILVCQMIERGVEMVVGVTQDPLFGPTVTVGLGGVLVEVLRDAAVRVPPFGEDQARTMLRELRGHALLDGVRGAPPADVDALVEVVLRVQRMALELGDDLAELDINPLMVLPRGQGAVALDALAVCL, encoded by the coding sequence ATGCTTGGATCTACTCACGGCACCCTCACCACCGACTTCCGCGCACGCGTCGAGGCCTGCGGGGAGACCCCCAGGACGGCCGTCCACTCCACGGCGACACCCGAGGAGCCGGACGCCCTGGACGTCAGCGGACGGCCCCTGCACGCCGACGTGCCCGACCTGGACCGGTTCTTCCGGCCCGAGTCCGTGGCGGTCGTCGGCGCCTCCGACGCCGAGGGCAGGCCCAACACCGGCATCACCCGGCAGCTCATCGCCTGGGCCGAGCGCGTCGGCGCCCGCGTCCACCCCGTGCACCCGACCCGCACCGCCGTCTTCGGGCTGCCCTGCCGCGCCACCGTGGCCGAGCTGCCCGAACAGGTCGACCTCGCGGTGCTCCTCGTCGCGGACCCGATCCCGGTCATCGAGGAACTGGCCGACACCAAGGTGAAGTTCGCCGTCGCCTTCGCCTCCGGCTTCGCCGAGACCGGCGACGCGGGCGCCGCCGCACAGGCCCGCCTGGCCGCCGCCGTACGCCGCTCCGGGCTGCGGCTGCTCGGCCCCAACACCAACCTCAACGCCTTCCAGGAGTTCCGCGAGGACCTCGACGGCCCCGCCATCGCCCTCATCACCCAGTCCGGGCACCAGGGCCGGCCCGTCTACACCCTCCAGGAGCTGGGCATCCGCCTCTCCCACTGGGCGCCGACCGGCAACGAGGCCGACCTGGAGACCTCCGACTTCATCTCCTACTTCGCCGAACGGCCCGAGGTCGGCGCCATCGCCTGCTACGTCGAAGGCCTCAAGGACGGCCGTGCCTTCCTCCTCGCCGCCGACCGCGCCGCCCGCAACAAGGTCCCCGTCGTCGCCGTGAAGGTCGGCCGCACCGAGACCGGCGCCCGCATGGCCGCCTCCCACACGGGCAAGCTCACCGGGGCCGACACGGTCGTGGACGCCGCCATGCGGCAGTTCGGGGTCATCCGGGTCGACGGGCTGGACGAGCTCCAGGACACCGCCGCCCTCCTGGCCCGGGCCCGCCCGCCACGGGCCGACGGGGTCGTCGTGTACTCCATCTCCGGCGGCACCGGCGCCCACTTCTCCGACCTGGCCACCGAGGCCGGGCTGACCCTCCCCACCCTCTCGGACGCCAAGCAGGCCGAACTCCACCAGTGGATCCCCTCCTACCTCAACGTGGCCAACCCCGTCGACAACGGCGGCCACCCGGTGGGCGACTGGCGCGGCCGCAAGATCATCGACGCGATCCTCGCCGACCCGTCCGTGGGCGTCCTCATCTGTCCGATCACCGGCCCCTTCCCCCCGATGAGCGACAGGCTCGCGCAGGACCTGGTCGACGCCGCCGAAGCCACCGACAAGCTGGTCTGCGTCATCTGGGGCTCCCCCGTCGGCACCGAGGAGGCCTACCGCACCACCCTGCTCGGCTCCTCCCGCGTCGCCACCTTCCGCACCTTCGGCAACTGCATCACCGCCGTCCGCGCCTACCTCGAACACCACCGCTTCACGGCCTCCTACCGCTCCCCCTTCGCCGACGCCCCCCGCACCCCGTCGCCCTCCCACCGCAAGGCGCAGGCCCTGATGCGGCCCGGCCAGCAGCTCAGCGAACACGCCGCCAAGCAGCTGCTGCGCGCGTACGGGATCCGCGTCCCGCGCGAGCAGCTGGTGACCAGCGCGGCGGCCGCGGTCCGCGCGGCGGGGCTCGTCGGGTACCCGGTGGTCATGAAGGCCTCGGGCCCCCAGCTGGCCCACAAGACGGAACTCGGCCTGGTCAAGGTCGGCCTCACCTCCGCCAGCCAGATCCGCGACGCGTACCGCGAGCTGACGGACACGGCCCGCTACGAGAACGTCCCGCTGGACGGGATCCTGGTCTGCCAGATGATCGAACGCGGCGTCGAGATGGTCGTCGGCGTCACCCAGGACCCCCTCTTCGGCCCCACCGTCACCGTCGGCCTCGGCGGCGTCCTGGTGGAGGTCCTGCGGGACGCGGCCGTCCGCGTACCCCCCTTCGGGGAGGACCAGGCCCGCACGATGCTCCGCGAACTGCGCGGGCACGCGCTCCTGGACGGCGTACGGGGTGCACCGCCGGCGGACGTGGACGCGCTGGTGGAGGTCGTCCTGCGGGTCCAGCGGATGGCGCTGGAACTGGGCGACGACCTCGCGGAACTGGACATCAACCCCCTGATGGTCCTGCCCCGCGGGCAGGGCGCGGTGGCGCTGGACGCGCTGGCGGTCTGCCTTTGA
- a CDS encoding enoyl-CoA hydratase/isomerase family protein, which produces MDEILHRTDAGVSWITLNRPDAMNALTREQRERVIALLDAASGDPGVRAVVITATGKGFCAGADLRSGSANASGERVAGDVARMIRLGAQRLITAVLDCEKPVIAAVNGTAAGIGAHLALACDLVIAADTARFVEVFVRRGLVPDGAGAYLLPRLIGPQKAKELMFFGDAVPAAEAARLGLVNKVVPADGLEAAAREWAERLAQGPTRALALTKQLVNASLDGDRAHALAAEANAQEINMTTADAKEGVASFVERRTPKYLGR; this is translated from the coding sequence GTGGACGAGATCCTGCACCGCACCGACGCCGGCGTCAGCTGGATCACCCTCAACCGGCCCGACGCCATGAACGCCCTCACCCGGGAGCAGCGCGAGCGCGTCATCGCGCTGCTCGACGCCGCCTCCGGCGACCCCGGCGTACGGGCCGTCGTCATCACCGCCACCGGCAAGGGGTTCTGCGCCGGCGCCGACCTCCGCAGCGGCAGCGCCAACGCCAGCGGCGAGCGCGTCGCCGGCGACGTCGCCCGCATGATCCGGCTCGGCGCGCAGCGCCTGATCACCGCGGTCCTGGACTGCGAGAAGCCCGTCATCGCCGCCGTCAACGGCACCGCCGCCGGCATCGGCGCGCACCTCGCCCTCGCCTGCGACCTCGTCATCGCCGCCGACACCGCCCGCTTCGTCGAGGTGTTCGTCCGCCGCGGCCTCGTCCCCGACGGCGCCGGCGCCTACCTCCTGCCCCGCCTGATCGGCCCGCAGAAGGCCAAGGAGCTGATGTTCTTCGGCGACGCCGTCCCCGCCGCGGAGGCGGCCCGGCTCGGGCTGGTCAACAAGGTGGTCCCCGCCGACGGTCTGGAGGCCGCCGCCCGCGAGTGGGCCGAGCGGCTCGCGCAGGGCCCCACCCGTGCCCTGGCGCTCACGAAGCAGTTGGTCAACGCCTCCCTGGACGGGGACAGGGCGCACGCGCTGGCCGCCGAGGCCAACGCCCAGGAGATCAACATGACCACCGCCGACGCGAAGGAGGGCGTGGCGAGCTTCGTGGAGCGCCGCACCCCGAAGTACCTCGGCCGTTGA